Proteins encoded by one window of Paenibacillus urinalis:
- a CDS encoding glycoside hydrolase family 13 protein: MHIKYKKAWKQNIIYEIYPRSFKDSNGDGIGDLPGIISKLDYLQSLGVTALWLNPIYKSPDIDHGYDITDYYAIQPEYGTMSDFDLLLEEVHNREMGLLMDLVLNHTSDQHPWFRESRSNKHSRYRNYYIWRPAGADGGPPNNWTSYLGKSAWTFDEENEEYYMHLYNSTQPDLNWDNPDLRESMYKMMRFWLDKGIDGFRIDAVNAISKDQTFPDSNLSRLQSNGEPFIKNGPNIHDYLQEMHEKVFSHYDIFTAGEMSYISEQDVLDYTHPDRKELSMVISPEATTLGNLPEDEFKQKEWTLDELREVMQKWQKNVGDPGGWFGLYFSNHDQPRLVNTFGHPGKYRVQSAKMIGTMLYTLKGTPFMLQGDELGMTNNPKLHSIDDIKEQQAIAYYDVMVNERGEDEEKIMQRIRRKARDHARTPMQWDESIHAGFTTGEPWLPVNPNYKEVNVKEQESDPYSVLNYYRQLINIRKNHAALTYGEYKAILTDHPQVFAYLRLFEDQTWLVLLNFSEEEAAYSLDSNDIERLSDPRLLIGNYKEPNEIIDLKSGVLKPYEAIVLAPSLH, encoded by the coding sequence ATGCATATCAAGTACAAAAAAGCCTGGAAGCAAAACATCATATATGAAATTTATCCGCGCAGCTTTAAAGATAGTAACGGGGATGGGATCGGAGATCTGCCTGGAATTATTTCCAAGCTAGATTATTTGCAGAGTTTAGGAGTAACCGCCCTTTGGCTGAATCCCATTTACAAATCGCCGGACATTGATCATGGCTATGACATTACCGACTATTATGCGATCCAGCCTGAATACGGAACGATGAGTGATTTTGATCTGCTGCTGGAGGAGGTTCACAACAGAGAGATGGGACTTCTCATGGATCTGGTCTTAAACCATACTTCCGATCAGCATCCCTGGTTCAGAGAATCACGCTCTAACAAGCATAGTCGTTACCGGAATTACTACATTTGGAGACCTGCCGGAGCAGACGGCGGCCCTCCTAACAACTGGACCTCTTATCTTGGCAAGTCTGCCTGGACCTTTGATGAAGAGAATGAGGAATATTACATGCACCTCTATAACTCGACTCAGCCGGATCTGAATTGGGACAATCCTGATCTGCGCGAAAGCATGTATAAGATGATGCGATTCTGGCTGGATAAAGGCATTGACGGATTTCGTATCGATGCAGTGAATGCAATCTCCAAGGATCAAACCTTCCCTGACTCGAATCTATCGAGACTGCAATCGAACGGTGAGCCCTTCATTAAGAATGGACCGAATATTCACGATTATTTGCAGGAAATGCATGAGAAAGTGTTCTCTCATTACGATATTTTCACTGCGGGTGAAATGTCCTATATCAGTGAGCAGGATGTACTCGACTATACACACCCGGATCGCAAAGAATTGTCCATGGTCATCTCTCCTGAAGCTACTACGCTCGGTAATCTTCCAGAAGATGAATTTAAACAAAAAGAATGGACACTTGACGAGTTGCGGGAGGTCATGCAGAAATGGCAAAAAAACGTCGGCGACCCCGGCGGATGGTTCGGACTTTACTTCAGCAATCATGATCAGCCCCGGCTGGTCAATACCTTTGGCCACCCGGGTAAGTACAGGGTCCAATCCGCCAAAATGATCGGTACCATGCTGTATACGTTAAAAGGAACCCCTTTTATGCTGCAAGGTGATGAGCTCGGGATGACCAACAATCCTAAGCTTCATTCGATTGATGATATCAAAGAGCAGCAGGCAATTGCCTATTACGATGTCATGGTCAATGAACGAGGGGAAGATGAAGAGAAGATCATGCAGCGAATTCGAAGAAAAGCAAGAGATCATGCACGGACCCCTATGCAATGGGACGAGAGCATTCATGCTGGATTTACTACCGGCGAGCCTTGGCTCCCAGTAAACCCAAATTACAAGGAGGTTAATGTCAAGGAACAGGAATCAGATCCCTATTCCGTATTAAACTACTATCGACAGCTTATTAATATTCGTAAAAACCATGCTGCACTCACCTACGGAGAGTATAAGGCAATTCTAACCGATCATCCTCAAGTTTTTGCGTATCTGCGTTTATTTGAGGATCAGACTTGGCTCGTTCTGCTTAACTTCTCAGAGGAAGAAGCAGCTTACTCCCTTGATTCGAATGATATAGAACGACTCTCGGATCCCCGCCTGCTTATAGGGAATTACAAAGAACCGAATGAAATAATTGATCTCAAGAGTGGTGTTCTGAAGCCGTATGAGGCTATTGTGCTGGCACCTTCACTTCACTGA
- a CDS encoding carbohydrate ABC transporter permease → MKKKINISKYISYLFLIAICVIWAIPVLFGITTSFRSQTEVVSTGFRLLPVDWDFNNYVTILENTSTAPILRWLMNSLFIAISHTALVIVIISITGYGYTRMNFKGRDALFFTLLGISFFPAVVNLIPSYKIIETLGWVNTAWAMIIPGLAGMGNIFLVRQFMKGIPHDLDESARVDGAGDFRIYFSVILPLVKPVLVVCGLFSFIGSWNDFLWPVIVYTDVEKMPITAGLLLLQDIYGNYRLIGQLMGSAMLAIIPTLILFIFAQKYFMQSINLNSGIKG, encoded by the coding sequence ATGAAAAAGAAAATCAATATTTCGAAATATATATCGTACCTATTTCTTATAGCGATTTGTGTCATTTGGGCGATTCCTGTTCTATTTGGGATTACGACATCGTTTCGTTCCCAGACGGAAGTGGTTTCGACCGGCTTCAGATTGCTGCCGGTTGACTGGGACTTCAATAACTATGTGACCATATTGGAGAATACGTCTACTGCTCCGATCTTGCGCTGGTTAATGAATTCTTTGTTTATTGCGATTTCGCACACAGCACTCGTTATTGTCATTATCTCGATCACAGGTTATGGCTATACACGTATGAACTTTAAGGGAAGAGACGCTTTGTTCTTTACCTTACTCGGGATTTCGTTCTTCCCAGCGGTTGTAAACCTGATTCCTTCTTACAAGATCATTGAAACACTTGGCTGGGTAAATACGGCATGGGCGATGATTATTCCGGGTCTTGCCGGTATGGGGAACATCTTCTTGGTAAGACAGTTTATGAAGGGCATTCCACACGACCTTGATGAATCTGCTCGCGTGGACGGAGCCGGTGATTTCAGAATTTATTTCTCTGTCATACTGCCGTTGGTTAAACCGGTACTGGTCGTTTGCGGCTTGTTCTCATTCATCGGTTCCTGGAATGACTTCCTATGGCCGGTTATCGTATACACGGATGTTGAGAAAATGCCGATTACGGCAGGCTTGCTCTTGCTTCAAGATATTTATGGTAACTATCGCCTGATTGGACAACTCATGGGATCTGCAATGCTTGCAATTATTCCTACACTAATACTATTTATCTTTGCACAGAAATACTTTATGCAGTCCATTAACCTGAACTCAGGTATTAAAGGTTGA
- a CDS encoding carbohydrate ABC transporter permease: MKKRSFAPVFFVGPHLILFLIFILIPTIYGIYASFTQWNLINDPVWVGLDNYKTILFDSESTFNYQFYNGLKNTLLFVLLSVPILIVIPLMIAVALEHKKVKLKGTIQSIIYIPGLISISAAALIWSLIFNKQLGVTGNVFGSDTVWATNQPYAWIIIIVITVWGGVGGNMIIYRASINGVSKDLYEAAEMDGAGSVRRFFSITLPSIRFPLIYTFVMTTAGSFNVFGQPLMMTDGGPQQSTHVLMMYIRQLAFGSGESLAGMASAMAVLLGLVILVISALQYYVMNRNAN; this comes from the coding sequence ATGAAGAAGAGATCCTTTGCCCCTGTTTTCTTTGTTGGGCCCCATCTTATACTATTTCTGATCTTTATTCTGATACCGACGATCTACGGTATTTATGCTTCGTTTACTCAGTGGAATTTAATCAATGACCCGGTTTGGGTTGGTCTTGATAACTATAAAACGATTCTTTTTGATAGTGAATCTACGTTTAATTATCAATTTTACAATGGTTTGAAGAATACACTGCTCTTTGTTCTTTTAAGTGTTCCGATCTTGATCGTAATCCCTCTGATGATTGCTGTGGCACTGGAGCATAAAAAAGTGAAATTGAAGGGAACTATTCAATCGATCATTTATATTCCAGGCCTCATTTCTATTTCTGCAGCTGCACTGATCTGGTCACTCATATTTAATAAGCAGTTAGGTGTTACCGGTAATGTATTCGGATCGGATACGGTCTGGGCTACAAATCAGCCGTATGCTTGGATTATTATCATTGTCATTACCGTTTGGGGCGGAGTTGGAGGTAACATGATTATCTACCGTGCCTCTATTAATGGTGTTTCCAAGGATTTGTACGAAGCTGCTGAGATGGACGGGGCAGGTTCTGTTCGCAGATTTTTCAGCATTACATTGCCGTCTATTCGTTTCCCGCTTATTTATACCTTTGTTATGACAACTGCCGGCTCCTTTAACGTATTTGGTCAGCCGCTCATGATGACTGACGGCGGACCGCAGCAGAGCACACACGTACTTATGATGTACATCAGACAACTCGCATTCGGTTCAGGTGAATCCTTGGCTGGTATGGCATCTGCTATGGCAGTGCTGCTGGGTCTCGTTATTTTGGTTATTTCGGCATTGCAATATTATGTAATGAACCGAAATGCGAACTAG
- a CDS encoding extracellular solute-binding protein, with protein MNRKKGLLTIVSMLLMVIVLAGCSSDDKNTITFWTPLTGEDGAYMDQLVKEYNATEPEMKVKHVITSDMYTKLSTVINSGKGIPDLAIIHADRVPGYVKQNVLEPMTGILSAQPEINENNYLPQAWSTGTIDGTQYTVPLDIHANVMYYNKDLLAKYGAESFLDDNNVTVEEILSLQGKMEEGDYVVNDALLGWAMLGQLQNLGGDVQQDGQPAVNTPEMKQAYESVKQIADAGLMTPFGEDGYLMFQSGNVLFSTDGTWSSTAHAGVEGLNFGVTNVYSASPDKFTNRSSSHLFAMLTNEARTDEKEAGIGSFLEFIRQNSIEWAKAGQIVASKQVFESPEYQDYMQSFFTTDEKQIESLYIYTYEYYPYVAEVVDKYSNDIIRGNVDMDETLQTMQKEVEDKIAQGSTGAQ; from the coding sequence ATGAATCGTAAAAAAGGTCTTTTGACAATCGTTTCTATGCTTCTGATGGTTATCGTTCTTGCTGGCTGCAGCAGTGACGATAAGAACACAATTACTTTTTGGACACCGTTAACTGGTGAAGACGGAGCTTATATGGATCAGCTCGTTAAAGAATATAATGCGACTGAACCAGAAATGAAAGTAAAACATGTAATTACCTCTGATATGTATACGAAATTATCCACAGTAATTAACTCCGGTAAAGGAATTCCAGATTTGGCGATTATCCATGCAGACCGCGTACCTGGTTATGTGAAGCAGAATGTACTTGAGCCAATGACAGGCATCCTGTCCGCACAGCCTGAAATTAACGAAAACAACTATCTGCCTCAAGCATGGTCAACAGGTACGATCGATGGAACGCAATACACAGTTCCTCTGGATATCCACGCGAACGTAATGTACTACAATAAGGATCTGCTTGCGAAGTACGGTGCAGAATCCTTCCTTGATGATAACAATGTAACAGTAGAAGAAATCCTGTCTCTCCAAGGGAAAATGGAAGAGGGAGATTATGTCGTCAATGATGCACTTCTGGGTTGGGCTATGCTCGGACAGCTGCAGAACTTAGGCGGCGATGTACAACAAGATGGTCAACCGGCCGTAAATACACCTGAGATGAAACAAGCGTATGAGTCCGTTAAGCAAATTGCAGATGCAGGCCTGATGACTCCGTTTGGTGAAGATGGTTACCTGATGTTCCAGTCCGGCAACGTTCTGTTCTCCACAGATGGAACTTGGAGTTCAACCGCTCACGCTGGTGTGGAAGGCTTGAACTTCGGTGTGACGAATGTATACTCTGCAAGCCCTGATAAATTTACAAACCGTTCTTCTTCCCACTTGTTCGCGATGCTGACTAATGAAGCAAGAACAGATGAGAAGGAAGCAGGAATCGGCAGCTTCCTGGAGTTCATTCGCCAGAACTCCATTGAGTGGGCCAAAGCAGGACAGATCGTAGCAAGTAAGCAAGTATTTGAAAGTCCTGAATACCAGGATTATATGCAATCCTTCTTTACAACAGACGAGAAGCAAATTGAATCTCTGTACATCTACACTTATGAATATTATCCATATGTAGCTGAAGTCGTAGATAAGTACTCTAATGATATCATTCGAGGCAACGTAGATATGGATGAAACCTTACAGACGATGCAAAAAGAAGTCGAGGATAAAATTGCTCAAGGCAGCACCGGGGCTCAGTAA